From a region of the Monodelphis domestica isolate mMonDom1 chromosome 8, mMonDom1.pri, whole genome shotgun sequence genome:
- the CGGBP1 gene encoding CGG triplet repeat-binding protein 1, which yields MERFVVTSPPARNRSKTALYVTPLDRVTEFGGELHEDGGKLFCTSCNVVLNHVRKSAISDHLKSKTHTKRKAEFEEQNVRKKQRPLTASLQCNSTAQTEKVSVIQDFVKMCLEANIPLEKADHPAVRAFLSRHVKNGGSIPKSDQLRRAYLPDGYENENQLLNSQDC from the coding sequence ATGGAGCGATTTGTAGTAACATCTCCTCCTGCTCGAAACCGTTCCAAGACTGCTTTATATGTGACTCCTTTGGATCGTGTCACTGAATTTGGAGGTGAATTGCATGAAGATGGAGGAAAACTGTTCTGCACTTCTTGCAACGTGGTACTTAATCATGTTCGCAAGTCTGCCATCAGTGATCACCTCAAGTCCAAGACTCACACCAAAAGAAAGGCAGAGTTTGAAGAACAGAATGTAAGGAAGAAACAAAGGCCTCTAACAGCATCTCTTCAGTGCAACAGTACTGCGCAGACAGAGAAAGTCAGTGTTATCCAGGACTTTGTGAAAATGTGCCTGGAAGCCAACATCCCACTTGAGAAGGCTGATCACCCAGCAGTTCGTGCTTTCCTGTCTCGCCATGTGAAGAATGGTGGCTCCATACCCAAGTCAGACCAACTAAGGAGAGCTTACCTCCCTGATGGGTATGAGAATGAGAATCAGCTCCTCAACTCACAAGATTGTTGA